In the genome of Candidatus Brocadiaceae bacterium, one region contains:
- a CDS encoding cupin domain-containing protein — MEKVNAEELDYRNSGSGPKYLFRGPRIDWGLIRFLPGQELGPHLHRQVEETFFFTSGTGVFVADGLEYDIRPGDAFRLEPGEVHNVINTGSAPLDGVFIKHIYNPDDKVDVS; from the coding sequence ATGGAGAAGGTCAACGCGGAGGAACTGGACTACCGGAACTCGGGGAGCGGGCCGAAGTACCTCTTCCGCGGCCCGCGCATCGACTGGGGCCTGATCCGCTTCCTGCCCGGCCAGGAACTCGGCCCGCACCTGCACCGACAGGTCGAGGAGACGTTCTTCTTCACCAGCGGCACGGGCGTCTTCGTCGCCGACGGGCTGGAGTACGACATCCGGCCCGGGGACGCCTTCCGCCTGGAGCCGGGCGAGGTCCACAACGTCATCAACACGGGCAGCGCCCCGCTGGACGGCGTGTTCATCAAGCACATCTACAACCCGGACGACAAGGTGGACGTCTCGTAG
- a CDS encoding undecaprenyl/decaprenyl-phosphate alpha-N-acetylglucosaminyl 1-phosphate transferase has product MRAVLAVSLVSAFAVCLALIPVIRRLAARVGLIDVPEGRKAHRRPVPLGGGVAVLLGTGLPVLGGGLLCHLWHHSPGLLPVSAPAALAADVALAAERLPLLLVVLGGATAYALLGLWDDARGLRPGRKLCGQVLIAVAVAAFAPGLRITMFISAAWLHVVLTAAWIVLMVNSFNLLDNMDGQCGLVAVLTGGAMFVVALQTGQLFIGGLLAALLGALLAFLLVNLPPASMFLGDAGSMAIGYVLAVATTLTTFVTGRHTNPLFPALVPLVLFAVPLYDVLSVVVIRVRKGSRLMQGDRNHIAHRLQRLGMTERMVLVTMGLMVLATSPGATIPYGSSTWRVAVPAVQAAAVILVIVLLEYVGARQVDAEEP; this is encoded by the coding sequence ATGCGCGCCGTCCTGGCCGTCAGCCTTGTCAGTGCCTTTGCCGTCTGCCTGGCCCTCATTCCGGTCATCCGGCGCCTGGCCGCACGGGTCGGCCTGATCGACGTTCCGGAGGGCCGCAAGGCACATCGGCGCCCGGTGCCCCTGGGGGGCGGTGTGGCGGTGCTTCTGGGCACGGGGCTGCCCGTGCTCGGGGGCGGCCTGCTCTGCCACCTGTGGCACCACAGCCCCGGCCTGCTCCCGGTGTCGGCCCCGGCGGCGCTGGCTGCCGACGTCGCACTGGCCGCCGAGCGCCTTCCCCTGCTGCTGGTCGTGCTCGGCGGCGCAACGGCCTACGCCCTGCTGGGGCTCTGGGATGACGCCAGGGGGCTTCGGCCCGGCCGCAAGCTCTGCGGGCAGGTGCTGATCGCCGTCGCGGTGGCGGCCTTCGCGCCGGGCCTGCGCATCACGATGTTCATCTCGGCCGCCTGGCTTCACGTGGTCCTGACGGCCGCCTGGATCGTCCTGATGGTCAACAGTTTCAACCTGCTCGACAACATGGACGGCCAGTGCGGCCTCGTTGCCGTGCTGACCGGAGGGGCGATGTTCGTGGTGGCGCTCCAGACAGGCCAGCTCTTCATCGGCGGCCTGCTGGCCGCTCTGCTCGGCGCCCTGCTGGCCTTCCTGCTGGTGAACCTCCCCCCGGCGTCGATGTTCCTCGGGGACGCGGGCAGCATGGCCATCGGCTACGTGCTGGCGGTGGCCACGACGCTGACCACCTTCGTGACGGGCCGGCACACGAACCCGCTGTTCCCGGCCCTCGTGCCGCTGGTGCTCTTCGCCGTGCCGCTCTACGACGTCCTGAGCGTGGTGGTCATCCGCGTGCGCAAGGGCAGCCGCCTGATGCAGGGCGACCGCAACCACATCGCCCACCGGCTCCAGCGACTGGGCATGACCGAGCGGATGGTGCTCGTGACCATGGGCCTGATGGTGCTGGCCACGTCGCCGGGCGCCACGATCCCCTACGGGTCCTCCACCTGGCGCGTCGCGGTGCCGGCGGTCCAGGCGGCCGCCGTGATCCTGGTGATCGTGCTTCTGGAGTACGTGGGCGCCCGGCAGGTCGACGCCGAGGAGCCGTGA